The Pseudomonadota bacterium genome includes a region encoding these proteins:
- a CDS encoding tyrosine--tRNA ligase — MNDVNEIPELLRGAAEIIQASELEQQLAGGRPLRVKVGFDPTAPDLHLGHTVILNAMRRFQDAGHVVIFLIGDFTGMIGDPTGKNVTRKPLTEADVRANARTYADQVFRILDRERTELRFNSEWFGKMSAADMIRLASQHTVARMLERDDFETRYRAGQPIAIHEFLYPLVQGHDSVALKADIEMGGTDQKFNLLVGRQLQSQAGQKPQIIMTWPLLEGTDGVHKMSKSLGNYIGINEPADDMFGKIMSISDELMWRWFELLSFRTTDEIDAFKRAVDEGGNPRDVKFELGIEIVDRFNGAGAGKKARDNFIARFRQGEMPEDMPEKTLPAGADGLGIAHALTACGLTASNSEAFRMIRQGAVRIDGERIEDRALILSAGFHGVLQVGKRKFCRLRLD, encoded by the coding sequence ATGAATGACGTGAACGAAATCCCTGAGCTGCTGCGCGGCGCCGCTGAAATCATTCAGGCGTCCGAGCTGGAGCAACAGCTGGCGGGCGGGCGGCCGCTGCGCGTGAAGGTCGGTTTCGACCCGACGGCGCCGGACCTGCATCTCGGCCATACGGTCATCCTCAACGCCATGCGCCGCTTTCAGGACGCCGGCCATGTGGTGATCTTCCTGATCGGCGATTTCACCGGCATGATCGGCGATCCAACCGGCAAGAACGTCACCCGCAAGCCGCTCACTGAAGCCGATGTGCGCGCCAATGCCAGGACCTATGCCGACCAGGTATTCAGGATCCTCGACCGCGAGCGCACCGAGCTGCGCTTCAACTCGGAGTGGTTTGGCAAGATGAGCGCTGCCGATATGATCCGCCTGGCCTCGCAGCACACCGTGGCACGCATGCTCGAGCGCGACGACTTCGAAACACGCTACCGGGCTGGACAGCCGATCGCGATCCACGAGTTTCTCTATCCGCTGGTCCAGGGCCACGACTCTGTCGCGCTCAAGGCCGATATCGAAATGGGCGGCACCGACCAGAAGTTCAATCTGCTCGTCGGTCGTCAGCTCCAGTCCCAGGCCGGCCAGAAGCCCCAGATCATCATGACCTGGCCTCTGCTCGAAGGCACCGACGGCGTCCACAAGATGTCGAAGTCGCTGGGCAACTACATCGGCATCAACGAGCCGGCCGACGACATGTTCGGCAAGATCATGAGCATCTCCGACGAGCTGATGTGGCGCTGGTTCGAGCTGCTGAGCTTTCGCACGACCGACGAAATCGACGCGTTCAAGCGCGCCGTCGATGAAGGGGGCAATCCGCGCGACGTCAAGTTCGAGCTCGGTATCGAGATCGTCGACCGTTTCAATGGTGCCGGGGCCGGCAAGAAGGCCCGCGACAACTTCATCGCCCGTTTCCGCCAGGGCGAGATGCCCGAAGACATGCCCGAAAAGACCCTGCCGGCCGGCGCGGATGGCCTTGGCATCGCCCACGCCCTGACCGCCTGCGGGCTGACCGCGTCCAATTCCGAGGCCTTCCGCATGATCAGGCAGGGCGCGGTCAGGATCGACGGCGAGCGGATCGAGGATCGCGCACTGATATTATCGGCCGGCTTTCACGGCGTGCTGCAGGTCGGAAAGCGCAAGTTTTGCCGTTTGCGCCTGGACTGA
- a CDS encoding peptidoglycan DD-metalloendopeptidase family protein, translating to MRAELDEAAWLFVERQGDLLSSRTEPRHLERRIVEASGVITTSLYHAARQAGLSDNMTMRLATIFGWDIDFALDIRTGDHFALIYEEVWRDGERLRDGDILAARFVNRGDSFEAVRFDAGNGADYFAPDGRPMRKAFLRTPLNFSRVSSNFNPRRLHPVTRRVRPHNGTDYAAPTGTPVWAAGDGKVVEAGYTATNGNYVFIQHGNSIVTRYLHLSRKHVKRGERVRQGQTIGRVGATGLATGPHLHYEFVVNGVHRNPRTIDLPPADPLPGDLLDEFGRLGRPLLARLDSLAPSDRLLAATLSGGCETGGQSC from the coding sequence ATGCGCGCCGAGCTTGACGAAGCCGCCTGGCTGTTCGTCGAGCGCCAGGGTGACCTGTTAAGCAGCCGCACTGAACCCCGGCATCTCGAGCGCCGCATTGTCGAGGCCAGCGGCGTCATTACGACGTCCCTCTACCACGCTGCCCGGCAGGCGGGACTGTCGGACAACATGACCATGCGCCTGGCGACGATCTTCGGCTGGGACATCGACTTCGCGCTCGACATTCGCACGGGCGATCACTTTGCCCTGATCTATGAAGAAGTCTGGCGCGACGGTGAACGACTGCGTGACGGCGACATACTGGCCGCGCGTTTCGTCAACCGCGGCGACAGCTTCGAGGCCGTCCGATTCGACGCCGGCAACGGTGCCGACTACTTCGCGCCCGACGGGCGTCCAATGCGCAAGGCATTTCTGCGAACGCCTCTGAACTTCAGCAGAGTCAGCTCCAATTTCAATCCACGGCGCCTGCACCCGGTCACCCGTCGGGTGCGGCCGCACAACGGCACCGACTACGCCGCACCGACCGGCACGCCGGTCTGGGCAGCCGGAGACGGCAAGGTCGTCGAGGCCGGCTACACCGCCACCAACGGCAATTACGTCTTTATCCAGCACGGCAACAGCATCGTTACCCGCTACCTTCATCTGTCGCGCAAGCACGTCAAGCGCGGCGAGCGGGTCCGTCAGGGCCAGACCATCGGCCGGGTCGGCGCCACCGGTTTGGCGACGGGGCCCCACTTGCACTACGAATTCGTAGTCAACGGCGTGCACCGCAATCCGCGCACGATCGACCTGCCGCCGGCCGATCCGCTGCCGGGCGATCTGCTGGACGAATTCGGCCGGCTTGGCCGACCGCTGCTGGCCCGGCTCGACAGTCTGGCGCCGTCCGATCGCCTGCTGGCCGCCACGCTCAGCGGCGGCTGCGAAACCGGCGGGCAGAGCTGCTGA
- a CDS encoding anhydro-N-acetylmuramic acid kinase: MPERSADDAAFIGLISGTSMDGIDAVVVRFGTVRLQVLAAATLPFDDPLKDTLRALQRAPERLPLAAVATLDARLGEAFAAAALEIIALAGLTPDLIAAIGSHGQTLLHQPGQDWATSVQAGDPTRIAERTGIITVSDFRRADMAAGGQGAPLAPLLHRAMLASPDEQRLVVNLGGIANLTVLEPDGSVRGFDTGPANCLLDEWYRRHHSDTGFDRDGRWATGGRVDHAWLALLRRDAYLDRDPPKSTGIEYFSPAWLDRHLPAWAGSRPADIQATLAELTASSLADAVHRHASRGPARVLACGGGVHNRHLMDRLTRLVEPLGLETTAGYGLDPDYVEAILFAWLACQRLSQQRLDTGPITGARHSILAGALNQP; this comes from the coding sequence ATGCCTGAGCGCAGCGCCGACGATGCAGCCTTCATCGGCCTGATTTCTGGCACCAGCATGGACGGCATCGATGCCGTGGTCGTGCGGTTTGGCACTGTCCGCCTGCAGGTCCTGGCCGCGGCCACGCTGCCGTTCGACGACCCCCTCAAGGACACGCTTCGCGCCCTGCAGCGCGCCCCTGAACGGCTGCCCCTGGCCGCAGTGGCGACCCTTGATGCCCGCCTGGGCGAGGCATTTGCCGCTGCCGCGCTTGAGATCATCGCGCTGGCCGGGCTGACGCCAGACTTGATCGCGGCGATCGGCAGCCACGGCCAGACCCTGCTGCATCAGCCCGGGCAGGACTGGGCCACCTCGGTGCAGGCTGGCGACCCGACCCGTATCGCCGAACGCACCGGAATCATCACCGTCAGCGATTTCCGCCGCGCCGACATGGCCGCCGGCGGCCAGGGCGCGCCGCTGGCGCCGTTGCTGCATCGGGCCATGCTGGCCAGCCCCGACGAGCAGCGCCTGGTCGTCAACCTCGGCGGCATCGCCAACCTGACTGTGCTCGAGCCCGACGGCTCGGTGCGCGGCTTCGACACCGGCCCGGCCAACTGCCTGCTCGATGAGTGGTACCGGCGCCATCATTCGGACACGGGCTTTGATCGCGACGGTCGCTGGGCCACCGGGGGGCGGGTCGATCACGCCTGGCTGGCGCTGCTGCGCCGGGACGCTTACCTGGACCGCGATCCGCCCAAGAGCACCGGGATCGAGTACTTCAGCCCGGCCTGGCTCGACCGACATCTGCCGGCCTGGGCCGGGTCCCGACCCGCCGATATCCAGGCGACGCTGGCCGAACTGACTGCATCCAGCCTGGCCGATGCAGTCCACCGGCACGCCAGTCGCGGGCCGGCCCGTGTGCTGGCGTGCGGCGGCGGGGTTCACAACCGCCACCTGATGGATCGACTGACTCGTCTGGTTGAGCCGTTGGGGCTGGAAACCACCGCCGGTTACGGCCTGGACCCGGACTATGTCGAGGCCATCCTGTTTGCCTGGCTGGCCTGCCAGCGGCTCAGCCAGCAACGCCTGGACACCGGTCCGATCACCGGCGCCAGGCACAGCATCCTGGCCGGTGCGCTCAATCAGCCCTGA
- a CDS encoding right-handed parallel beta-helix repeat-containing protein encodes MNALPDPTGAVASALSRRGRRVLGTIMTGLLLSAAAPAAIPTDEPVSGGCVSVWVSTAPGDFNTLHDAVDHVNSVGCTSGGLNEIQIDYSTHAVVSFSSPIPPLTRPTYIGTPPDQTGVPRVILRANDNTQLTSTAALIAQTRVEIQNLDIQGQASRDFGAGILLTSDADGSRIRGVRVSRTRNVGISLSGVSNVRIESSPDFPTVVVEAGFGSATTPLYKPGIGLSSANDVTIDGARLGIDDDGSPAGNCSYGVEIDSSMLVTLGAGVNQQDRRNIIGDNGYGGVHIVDSSVVNIHGNYIGLGPDGVAPVGNGLDTNCLGGLQSLSRGGVVVRDSNFISLGSTLFAHGSYITANHTGVNLINAQRVTFLRNQIGRRPNGSILANSGSSILITGTSGQSDIDRVLIGTTDSIDRRNVIVGDGSNDHGIRIYPSVGRVEIHSNSIYGHGLNPIDRGIPPYPPVLTVADPGSGQIAGTLIPDPNPGRVDLFADLAGHSQARYFLGSIDVPASAGSFSTTINSTHFQNGRPITAIFTTDSGPGSSRLSEPLIAETVPLEDEIFQDSF; translated from the coding sequence ATGAATGCCTTGCCTGACCCGACAGGTGCTGTTGCCAGTGCGTTGAGCCGGCGGGGCCGGCGCGTGCTCGGCACGATCATGACCGGCTTGTTGCTCAGCGCTGCCGCGCCGGCAGCCATCCCGACCGATGAGCCGGTTTCAGGCGGCTGCGTGTCGGTGTGGGTATCGACAGCGCCCGGGGATTTCAACACCCTGCATGACGCCGTGGATCACGTCAATAGCGTCGGCTGCACATCCGGGGGGCTCAACGAGATTCAGATCGATTACAGCACGCATGCGGTGGTTTCCTTTTCCTCACCGATTCCGCCCCTGACGCGTCCGACCTATATCGGAACCCCACCGGATCAGACCGGTGTGCCTCGGGTGATCCTGCGCGCCAACGACAACACGCAGCTGACCTCAACGGCCGCCCTGATTGCCCAAACCCGGGTCGAGATCCAGAACCTGGACATCCAGGGCCAGGCCAGCCGTGACTTCGGCGCCGGCATCCTGTTGACCAGCGATGCAGACGGTTCGCGCATTCGCGGTGTCCGCGTCAGCCGAACGCGCAACGTCGGCATCAGTTTGAGCGGCGTCAGTAATGTCCGGATCGAATCATCGCCCGATTTCCCGACCGTAGTGGTCGAGGCCGGATTTGGCAGCGCAACGACTCCACTCTACAAACCCGGGATCGGACTGAGCAGCGCCAATGATGTGACCATCGATGGCGCGCGACTGGGCATCGACGACGACGGTAGTCCGGCCGGCAACTGCAGCTACGGTGTCGAGATCGACAGCAGCATGCTGGTCACCCTGGGCGCCGGCGTCAACCAACAAGACCGGCGAAATATCATCGGCGACAACGGGTACGGAGGGGTGCACATCGTCGACAGCTCGGTCGTCAACATCCATGGCAACTATATTGGTCTGGGCCCGGACGGCGTGGCGCCCGTCGGCAACGGCCTGGACACAAACTGCCTGGGCGGGCTTCAAAGCCTGTCCCGTGGTGGCGTGGTCGTGCGGGACTCCAACTTTATATCACTTGGCAGCACGCTGTTTGCCCATGGCAGTTACATCACGGCCAACCACACCGGCGTCAATCTGATCAACGCGCAGCGCGTGACTTTCCTGCGCAACCAGATCGGCCGCCGCCCCAACGGTTCTATCCTGGCCAATTCCGGCAGCAGCATCCTCATCACCGGCACTTCCGGACAAAGTGATATCGACCGCGTCCTGATCGGCACCACCGACAGCATTGACCGTCGCAATGTGATCGTCGGTGACGGCAGCAACGATCACGGCATCCGGATCTATCCCTCGGTTGGCCGGGTGGAGATACATTCCAATTCAATCTACGGTCATGGCCTCAACCCCATCGATCGCGGCATCCCGCCTTATCCGCCGGTGCTGACCGTGGCCGATCCCGGCAGCGGCCAGATCGCCGGCACGCTGATCCCGGACCCCAACCCGGGCCGGGTGGATCTTTTTGCTGATCTGGCCGGTCATTCACAGGCACGCTATTTTCTCGGTTCGATCGACGTGCCAGCCTCGGCCGGATCGTTTTCGACCACCATCAACAGCACCCATTTCCAGAACGGCCGGCCGATTACCGCGATCTTCACCACGGATTCCGGACCCGGCAGCTCACGCCTGAGCGAGCCGCTGATTGCCGAAACAGTACCGCTGGAAGACGAGATATTTCAGGACAGTTTTTAA
- a CDS encoding AmpG family muropeptide MFS transporter, translating to MTTEPGSDRWQRAWAVYKRPSVLRMLPLGFSAGLPYMLVFSTLTAWLRDEGVSRTAIGFFAWIGITYSIKVLWSPVVDRIRLPLLTRAFGQRRGWMLLAQLGIMCGLAGMALTDPLSQLAQIAVLALLVAFCAATQDITIDAFRIESDADEFQAALAATYVLGYRLALLATGAGALYIADFASWTLAYLCMSALVLVGMGAVLTSPEPTSLERLDIERDPLVQAYRQRSRLSGWPQDVVAWITGAVVAPLTDFLRRNGWLALPILALVGLFKVSDISMAAMANPLYLDLGFSLSQIATVTNVFGIAMTILGGLIGGVLVARFGMMPMLLAAAIAVAVTNLLFAWLATIGPQLWALVMTIGADNLANGLSATVFIAWLSSLVSRRYTATQYALFSSFMTLPGKLLGGPSGWIVDQAGYVVFFVYASALGIPAIVLIIWLMVDRSRAA from the coding sequence ATGACGACTGAACCCGGGTCCGATCGCTGGCAGCGTGCCTGGGCGGTCTACAAGCGGCCAAGCGTTCTGCGCATGCTCCCCCTGGGCTTTTCAGCGGGCCTGCCGTACATGCTGGTGTTTTCAACCCTGACCGCCTGGTTGCGTGACGAGGGCGTGTCGCGCACGGCGATCGGCTTTTTTGCCTGGATCGGCATCACCTACTCGATCAAGGTCCTGTGGTCGCCGGTGGTTGACCGGATTCGCTTGCCGCTGCTGACCCGCGCGTTCGGCCAGCGCCGCGGATGGATGCTGCTGGCGCAGCTTGGCATCATGTGCGGACTGGCCGGTATGGCGCTGACCGACCCGCTCTCGCAGCTTGCCCAGATCGCCGTGCTGGCGCTGCTGGTCGCCTTCTGCGCCGCCACGCAGGACATCACCATCGACGCCTTCCGCATCGAGTCCGACGCCGACGAGTTCCAGGCTGCGCTCGCGGCAACCTACGTGCTTGGCTACCGCCTGGCGCTGCTGGCCACCGGCGCCGGGGCGCTCTACATTGCCGATTTTGCCAGCTGGACCCTGGCCTACCTGTGCATGAGTGCACTGGTGCTGGTGGGTATGGGGGCGGTGCTGACCTCGCCCGAACCGACCTCGCTGGAACGGCTGGATATTGAGCGCGATCCGCTGGTCCAGGCCTACCGGCAGCGTTCACGCCTGTCGGGCTGGCCACAGGATGTGGTTGCGTGGATCACCGGTGCCGTGGTCGCGCCGCTGACCGATTTCCTGCGCCGCAACGGCTGGCTGGCTCTGCCGATCCTGGCCCTGGTCGGACTGTTCAAGGTCTCCGACATTTCGATGGCTGCCATGGCCAATCCGCTGTATCTGGACCTGGGCTTCAGCCTCAGCCAGATCGCCACCGTGACCAACGTATTCGGGATCGCCATGACCATCCTGGGCGGGCTGATCGGCGGTGTGCTGGTGGCGCGTTTCGGGATGATGCCGATGCTGCTGGCGGCTGCCATCGCGGTGGCGGTGACCAATCTGCTGTTTGCCTGGCTGGCGACCATCGGTCCGCAACTCTGGGCGCTGGTCATGACCATCGGCGCGGACAATCTGGCCAACGGGCTGTCGGCGACGGTGTTCATCGCCTGGCTGTCGTCGCTGGTCTCAAGACGCTACACGGCGACCCAGTACGCGTTGTTCAGCTCCTTCATGACCCTGCCGGGCAAGCTGCTCGGCGGGCCTTCGGGCTGGATCGTCGACCAGGCCGGCTACGTGGTCTTCTTTGTCTACGCCTCGGCCCTGGGCATTCCGGCCATAGTGCTGATTATCTGGCTGATGGTAGATCGGTCCCGGGCCGCCTGA
- the xth gene encoding exodeoxyribonuclease III: protein MRVITFNANGIRAAHRKGFFDWLGRQDADLVCIQETKAQHWQLLGRDFFPVGYHCYYHDARKKGYSGVALYSRQQPVRVVYGLGWEEFDREGRWLQADFSSLSVVSLYLPSGTSKEERQQFKYRCMERLQPHLEELARHDREYVICGDWNIAHREIDLKNWKANQKNSGFLPEERAWLDEVFGPVGLVDVFRTIDPDPDRYTWWSQRGRARENNVGWRIDYQVATAGLAGRARLAEIYTGENFSDHAPLVIDYDD from the coding sequence ATGCGTGTCATCACGTTCAACGCCAACGGCATTCGCGCTGCCCATCGCAAGGGATTCTTCGACTGGCTGGGCAGGCAGGACGCCGATCTGGTCTGCATTCAGGAGACCAAGGCCCAGCACTGGCAGCTGCTCGGTCGCGACTTCTTTCCGGTTGGCTACCACTGCTATTACCACGACGCCCGGAAGAAAGGTTACTCCGGTGTGGCCCTGTATTCGCGGCAGCAGCCGGTGCGCGTTGTCTACGGCCTGGGCTGGGAGGAGTTCGACCGCGAGGGCCGCTGGCTGCAGGCCGACTTTTCCAGTCTGAGCGTGGTATCTCTCTACCTGCCTTCGGGCACCTCGAAAGAGGAGCGCCAGCAGTTCAAGTACCGCTGTATGGAGCGCCTGCAGCCGCATCTGGAAGAACTGGCCAGGCACGATCGTGAGTACGTGATCTGCGGCGACTGGAACATCGCGCACCGGGAAATCGATTTGAAGAACTGGAAGGCCAACCAGAAGAATTCGGGTTTTCTGCCCGAAGAGCGCGCCTGGCTCGACGAGGTGTTCGGGCCGGTCGGCCTGGTCGACGTTTTCCGGACGATCGACCCCGATCCGGATCGCTACACCTGGTGGTCGCAGCGCGGCCGGGCCCGCGAGAACAACGTGGGCTGGCGCATCGACTACCAGGTCGCCACGGCCGGTCTGGCCGGTCGCGCCCGGTTGGCCGAGATCTACACCGGCGAGAACTTCTCCGACCATGCGCCGCTGGTCATCGACTATGACGACTGA
- the pyrE gene encoding orotate phosphoribosyltransferase — protein MLKPWTARFLELAHRVEALRFGAFMLKSGRQSPYFFNAGQFSTGSAIATLSSCYAEAILADPTPFDMLYGPAYKGIPLVTAIAVSFARDHGIDVPFAYNRKEAKDHGEGGHLVGAPLRGRVLIVDDVISAGTSIRESIDLIESGGAIAAGIAIALDRQERGRDERSAADAIRADGLAVISIAALDDLVTWLDERGANKPLEAMIGYRNRYGA, from the coding sequence ATGCTCAAGCCCTGGACCGCCCGGTTTCTTGAACTCGCCCATCGCGTCGAAGCCCTGCGCTTCGGCGCGTTCATGCTTAAATCCGGTCGCCAGAGCCCGTATTTTTTCAATGCCGGCCAATTCAGCACCGGTTCGGCCATCGCGACGCTGTCGAGCTGCTATGCCGAAGCCATCCTGGCTGACCCCACCCCCTTCGATATGCTCTATGGCCCGGCCTACAAGGGCATTCCGCTGGTGACCGCCATCGCCGTGAGCTTCGCACGCGACCACGGCATCGACGTGCCGTTTGCCTACAACCGCAAGGAGGCCAAGGATCACGGCGAAGGCGGTCATCTGGTCGGTGCGCCATTGCGCGGACGCGTGCTGATCGTCGACGACGTGATTTCGGCCGGCACCTCGATCCGGGAGTCGATTGACCTGATCGAATCGGGCGGTGCCATAGCCGCCGGCATCGCGATCGCGCTCGATCGCCAGGAACGCGGCCGGGACGAGCGCTCCGCCGCCGACGCAATACGGGCCGACGGTCTGGCCGTCATCAGCATTGCCGCGCTTGACGATCTGGTGACATGGCTCGATGAACGGGGAGCCAACAAGCCGCTGGAGGCCATGATAGGCTATCGAAATCGTTACGGCGCGTGA
- a CDS encoding DUF4124 domain-containing protein: MKIRLLLLLMLTAAGPVLAQSVYRWVDENGETHYGQSVPPEFADYGYERLGPDGTVRERVEPALPPEELKRRRELRAEQARQEAEQRTQQTRDRMLLATYSSEQDLIDTLETQMTSINSQRTSIRMAVNLVESRFESLIGQAANHSRQGNPVPQPLQASISETRDELRRLRSDLDALNQREERTRERLLADLERYRALTGSAEDG; encoded by the coding sequence ATGAAGATTCGCCTGCTGCTTTTACTGATGCTGACCGCTGCCGGTCCCGTTCTGGCACAGTCGGTCTATCGCTGGGTCGACGAGAACGGCGAGACCCATTACGGCCAGTCCGTGCCGCCCGAGTTCGCTGATTACGGCTACGAGCGACTTGGGCCCGACGGCACCGTACGCGAACGCGTCGAGCCTGCCCTGCCGCCAGAGGAGCTGAAGCGTCGCCGGGAGCTGCGGGCCGAGCAGGCGCGTCAGGAGGCCGAGCAGCGCACCCAGCAAACCCGGGACCGCATGCTGCTGGCGACTTACTCCAGTGAACAGGACCTGATCGACACGCTGGAGACACAGATGACCAGCATCAACAGCCAGCGCACCTCCATTCGCATGGCGGTCAACCTGGTCGAGAGCCGCTTCGAATCACTCATTGGCCAGGCGGCCAATCACTCCCGTCAGGGCAACCCGGTTCCGCAGCCGCTGCAGGCGTCCATCAGCGAGACACGTGACGAGCTGCGCCGCCTGCGCAGTGATCTCGACGCGCTCAATCAGCGTGAGGAGCGAACGCGTGAGCGACTGCTGGCCGATCTTGAGCGATACCGGGCGCTGACCGGTAGCGCGGAAGACGGTTGA
- a CDS encoding DUF3426 domain-containing protein — protein sequence MFTRCPACQAVYTLNAGSLAEAAGVVRCGNCGKTFNSLSELFAEHPDDNDVPLSGSGMPPMLDNPELVQAELPMEVNPFGPEEDLPAGFETEEPATGSRAWMWPAATVVLLIVALIQFWQLWQTPGSPVAAWLRDAPVDSSALDPNDAIQILSRDMHPHPSLDDAVIVSATLRNQTTVALPFPVIELRFYDGSQQVLAAQRVHPEQYLHSTDAIDDGLRPEIMVPLLMEFVIGTTRPSGFQIRFLPAG from the coding sequence GTGTTTACCCGCTGCCCTGCCTGCCAGGCGGTCTACACGCTCAATGCGGGCAGCCTGGCTGAAGCCGCCGGAGTGGTACGCTGCGGCAACTGTGGCAAAACCTTCAATTCACTCTCCGAGCTGTTTGCCGAGCATCCGGATGACAACGATGTGCCGTTGAGCGGCAGCGGCATGCCACCCATGCTCGACAATCCGGAGCTGGTTCAGGCCGAGCTGCCGATGGAGGTCAATCCCTTCGGCCCCGAAGAAGACCTGCCGGCGGGCTTCGAGACCGAAGAACCCGCCACCGGAAGCCGGGCCTGGATGTGGCCTGCTGCTACGGTGGTCTTGCTCATCGTTGCGCTGATCCAGTTCTGGCAGCTATGGCAAACGCCCGGATCCCCGGTGGCGGCCTGGTTGCGCGACGCTCCAGTCGACAGCAGCGCGCTCGACCCCAACGATGCAATCCAGATCCTGTCGCGCGACATGCACCCGCACCCCAGCCTTGACGACGCGGTCATCGTCAGCGCAACGCTGCGCAATCAGACCACCGTCGCGCTGCCGTTTCCAGTCATCGAGCTGCGGTTCTACGATGGCAGCCAGCAGGTGCTTGCCGCCCAGCGCGTTCATCCGGAACAGTACCTGCATAGCACCGACGCAATCGACGACGGCCTCAGGCCCGAGATCATGGTGCCACTGCTGATGGAGTTCGTTATCGGCACCACGCGGCCCTCCGGCTTCCAGATTCGCTTCCTCCCGGCCGGCTGA
- a CDS encoding Fis family transcriptional regulator, with amino-acid sequence MRLADVVRHVVRRYFDDMGETQPDNLHKLVMNEVERSLIETVLVHADGNQSRAAEMLGITRTTLRNRVRRYQLD; translated from the coding sequence ATGCGCCTGGCTGATGTCGTTCGCCATGTTGTCAGGCGGTACTTCGACGACATGGGCGAGACTCAGCCGGATAACCTGCATAAGCTGGTCATGAACGAAGTGGAGCGTTCCCTGATCGAGACCGTGCTCGTCCACGCCGACGGCAATCAGTCCCGTGCGGCCGAAATGCTCGGGATTACCCGCACGACGCTGCGCAATCGCGTTCGCCGATACCAGCTGGACTGA